GCGCACGACGCAGCATGGCGTTGAACACTAGACTCAAGGGAAACAGGGGCAGGAACAGGCCTGCGAGAAGGTATGTGGGCACGCTCATCTCAGGCCCACCGCAACCAGACATTCAGCCGCCTGGCGGCGAACAGGATCCCATCCGTCAGCCGGCCGTAGACATCGGCCACATAGAACTCGCGAGAGATCACGGCATAGGCCGTGTTCCACAGGCGTTTGGCCCAGCGGCGACCAGGTTTGCCGTTCTGCTCCGAGTAGTAGGTGAGCAGCCAGCCCACGACGATCACCGCCGTCACCAGGGCCACGAGGACATCGAAGCGCAACAGGGCGATGTCCGCGGCATCGTAGATCTGCGCCCGCAACGCAGGGTCCGGATAGAGGAACAGGTCGAAGGCGTGGCTGATAAAGGTGTAACCCAACACCACCACGGCGAAGGAGAACACGCCGAGGCCCAACAGCCGCCAGGGGTTCTGGCTGCCCATGCGGTAGGTGGCGAAGATGAGTTGGGCCCCCGTCACCCAACCGAAGAACAACAATATGATGGCACCCTGCTTCTGGAAATAATCCTCCGCGACCAGCCAGTGGGTCACCACCAGGATGGTCACGGGTACCGCCAGGGTGATGGCCGCCATCAACAACCAGGGCTGGCGCTGGCGGGCCGGCCGCCGTTCGACGACGAAAGTGTAGAGGTCATCCTTGGGGACCCCGTCATCCCTGCGGGCCCCATGGATGATGCCGCCGGCCCCGAGAAACAGGGTGCCCTTGAACAGGCCATGGGCGATGAGGTGATAGATGGCCAGGGAGAAGGCGCCGATGCCGCACTCCATGATCATGAACCCCATCTGCCCCATGGTGGAGTAACCGAGGGCCTTCTTGATGTCGTTCTGGGTCAGCATGAGCATCGAACCGATGACCGCGCTCACCAGTCCGACGATGAATATCCACGGCAGTACGCCGTCGGTGTGGACGTATACGGGCGCGAAGCGATTGATGAGAAAGCCCCCCGCGTTGACGATCCCCGCATGCATCAGGGCCGACACCGGTGTGGGCCCGTCCATGGAGTAGGGCAGCCAGGTGTGGAGCAGGAACTGGGCCGAGCGGGCGAAGGCCGCCAGGGCCACCAGCGCCCCTACGGCCTCCGGCAATGGCAGCCCGAGGAAATCGTGGGCGTCCGGCAGGGTCGCCATGGTCGCGAAGATCTCCGGCAGGGACCAAGTCCCGTAGGCGTGATAGAGCAGCCCGGCGGCCACCACCAGGGGCAGGTCGCCGATGCGGTAGGTCAGCAGCGTCCACAGCCCATAGCGGTAGGCCGACGGGCTGCGGGTCTCCTGGCCCAACAGGAAGTAGAGCAGCACACCGATGAGATGCCAGGCGATGAGCAGGGTGATGAGGTCGCCGGCGGCCACCATGACCAGCAGGGCGGCGGTCATGAGGTCCAGGAGCACGAAGAAACGCGCGTAGCCCGGCTCCTCCGCCATGTAGCGTAGGGAGTAGACGTGGACGATGAGGCTGATGCCGGCGATGACCAGGGCCATGAGGCTGCCGAGGGGGTCGAACAACAGCAGGCCCCAGCTCCCACCGAGGCCGGTGGCGGCCGGCGGCCGGCCCACCACGGCCTGCCAGAGAACCACTGCGGCGAGGAGGAAGGTGGCGATGGTGAAGGCCACACTCACGCCCCCCGCCCGCCCGCCGAGGCGGCGGGAGAGCAGCTGAATCACGAGGGCGGACACCAGCGGCAGGACCGCGACCAACACCACGAGTCGTTCCATAATCCCCGGCAACCCCCCGTTTGCGGCGACAAGCGCACGCCGTGACCCGTCCCGCTGCGGCGCCTCACGATGTCGGCGCCCGCCGGACATCTTTGGTCCCAGCTTTTTCTGGCGAGATCAAGGCAGGGCCGGGGGGCGGGCCAGCAAATAGTTATCGACGCAGTCTATGCAAGGGATCCATCTACAATAAGTCGAAAGTTTGAATGGCATTGATTGCCTAAAGCCAATGGATCCGGCCGGCGAGACGGCGGGTGCTCGAGATTCCACCCATCCGGGTTCCCGGACCGGCCCAGAGACGGCCGGCCGTGGCCGTGGTTGAACACCGACACCGCCATGGGCGACCATGGACCGATATGAGCGGAGGACAGGCTCCCATGGTTAAAGACTGTCCCGGCGATCGCCGGTGCTTCCTCAAGGCAGGTGGGCTCGCCCTCGCCATGCAGGCCCTGCCCGCCCTGGGCGCCCCCGAGCCCCGCCCGCCGGCCCGGCTGGTGGGCCGCGGCGAACGGGCCCTGCCGACGGCCGAACTGGTGCCCGAAGAGGCCTATATCTTCCATTATCCCTACGTCAGCACGCCCTGCTTCCTGCTCGACCTGGGAGAGCCCCTGGATCCCGCGGAACTGCGGACCGAGGATGGCACGGCCTACACCTGTCCGGGGGGCGTGGGACCCCGGCGCAGCATCGTGGCCTTCTCCGCCATCTGCTCCCACCGCATGAGCCACCCGGCGCCCTCGGTGAGTTTCATCAACTATCGGAGCGAGCAGGTGCGTTTCCTGGACAAGGCGGAACAGAAACGCACGGGTGCAGGGCTGATCTATTGCTGTTCGGAGCGCAGCGTCTTCGACCCGCGGCGCGGCGCCCGGGTGCTGGGGGGGCCGGCCCCCCAACCCCTGGCCGCCGTCACCCTGGCCTACGATGAGGATAGCGACGGCCTGACGGCCACCGGCACGGCGGGCGGCGCCCTCTTCGAGCGCTTCTTCGACAAGTTCGGCATGCGCCTCATGCTGACCCATGGGCCCCGTTACCAGGAGCCCGTGGGGGAACGCAGCCGGGTCCACCCGGCGGCGGACTTCAGCGACAACCAGATGCGCTGCGGCTGAGCCTGAATGTCGGGATGAATCCCGACCTACAAAAAGCGTAACCGCGAAAGACGCGAAATAACGCGAAAAAAGAGAAGGTCAGGGAGGAGTGGCAGTTTGAAAAGGCGCAGCGGATCCACCGTTTCGGCGTCAGCAGAGCGGACGCACGGAGGGTAATCTTTCCCCATTTCCCCTTTCCCATTTCCCCTGGGAAAAAGACAGAGGCGTAGGTCGGCTGCTCTTGGCAGCCGACGGAAACCCGGCGCTTTGCGGGCGCGGATGTCGCTTGCCGAGAGCAACCGACCTACAGACTATTCTGTAGGTCGGGCTTCAGCCCGATATGTGCCTCAGCCGGGGGGCGCGCGCCGTGCCAGCACGGCGGCCACCTCGTCGCGGCCGCCCAGGCGCGCCACATCGCCGGGGGTGAGGCCCCGGCTGGTACGACGGGCTGGATCGGCCCCGTGTCGCAACAACAGATCCACGATCCCGGAGTCGCCATTGGCCGCCGCATGGTGCAGGGCCGTGGCACCCTGCTCGTCTACGGCATCCACCGCCGCGCCCCCCTCCTCCAGCAGGATCCGGGCCGCGGCCCCGTAACCCCCCTCCACCGCACGGATCAACGGCGTTCCGCCATAGATATCCGCCTTGTCGGGATCGGCGCCCCGCGCCAGCAACAGCCGCACGGCCGCCTCGTGGCCCTTGGCGGCCGCGATGGTCAGGGCCGACCAGCCGTTGGAGGCGCGCTCACGGATCCGCGCACCATGGTCCAGCAGCCACGCCAGGGTCGCCGGGTCCCCCGCCACCGCGGCATACATCAGGGCCGTGCCACCGCGGGTGTTCTCGGCGCAGACGTCCGCCCCCAGGGTGACGAGGCGCTCCATCAGCCTCGGAGGACCCTGACGGGCGACCACCATGAGGGCGGTGGTGCCATCCGGGAGCGCCGCCTCCACGGGAGCCGCCGGGGTGGCGGCGAGACGCGCCAGGGATGCGCTGTCCCGCTGGCGCAGGGCCTCCAGCCAGGCGGTGGCCGGGTCCTCCATGGCCGCGCCCCCGGGTGCCGCCAACGCCACCGCCAGCAGAAACAGACGGCCCGCCGCAGGACGGCTCCGAAGGGCAGAGATCGCCATGAACGGCCTCATTGGAATCGGGAGATTGGGCAAGGATAAGGAGCGCAGCTAGTCAGGTAAATCGGCAAAACCGGCCTTTGCCCGTGGTTCAGGGGACAAACCGCGGCGCCCGCAGAAGGCCACGGGCGTCCGGCCCCGGCAAGGAGGCCGGGCCAGACGCCGCCTGGGGGGAGTTCAGGCGGTGCGTGGTTGCCCGCCGGGCGCCGCGCCGGTGTCGGCGGCGGCCCCCTGGGATGCCCCCCCCTTGCCGTAGACCTCCTCGTACCACAGATCGTGGTGCTGCCTCGCCCAGCCTTCGTCCACCTCACCCGTGATCATGCCCTCGAGGGAACCCTCGTTGCCCAGGGTGCCGAGATAGATATGGCCGAAGGACAGGGCGATGAGCAGGATGCTGGAGGCGGCGTGGATAAGGGTGGAGAGCTGCATGGTGCCACGTTCCCATCCCATATTGGGGAACAGCAGGATGGCCCCGGAGGCCATCATCACGATACCGGCGAAGGTGAGGATCCAGAACCACATCTTCTCGCCGGCGTTGGCCTTGTAGGCATGGGGGTGTCCCTTGCCCAGGTAGCCGCCGCCGGCCTTGAACCACTCCCAGTCCACCTTGGTCAGCAGGTTCTCGTGGGCCCAGGAGATGATCATGGCCAGCAGGCCCACCACGAAGAAAAGGGCCAGTATGTTATGGGAATCCTTGGCGAACTGGGCATAGGCTGCGAAGGCCTCGGGGCCCATGACCGGGATGAGCACCGCGCGCCCGTAGAGCAGGCTGAGCCCGGTGATGGCCAGCACGATGAAAAGGATGGCCACGAACCAGTGCATGACCCGCTCCCAGGCGCTCCATCGCATGACCTTGCGGCCGGTGCGTTCCTCGAGCTTCGCCCGTCCCCCCACCAGGTGGAAGAGGGCCAGTATCAGCAGGGAGGCGGCCATCAGCCAGCCACCGAAGAGGGCCAGGGGGCCGTTACGCAACTGGCGCCAGTTCTCGCCGCCATTCTGGATCAGGACATTGGTCTCCTGCCCCTTCACCGCCGTATAGCCCTGATTGCCCTCCCTCACGGCTCGCCAGTAGTCGGAGCGCGGGTTGGCGTCACCCTCGAACGCCGCCTCGGCGTCGGGCACGGCGCCATGCAGGAGGCCGAGCCCCAGGGGCAGGACCAGCGCCATCAGCGCCATCCCCACCATCAGCCACATCCTGCGGACGCTGCCGGCGCGGGGCCGGCCTGAGTTACTGTTCTTGAGCATCTGGGGCATCTGGCTACTCCTTGGATTACCGCTTCCCCGCAGGGTCAGCGGTCGATCTGGTTATACATGGCCCGGTGGCGCAGCTGCTCCGCCGTCTCGGCGCTGCGGCTGCGTTCCTCCTCGTACTGGCCTTCGGCCACCCAGGGCTCCTGCACCTCGCCATACTGGCAGGCACCGAGCCCGGGCATGACCGCGAGGGCCAGGATGGCGGGCAACACATGACTTCTGATCGCTGGGTGCGCGTATGGCTCTGTCACGGTCACTCTCTCCTCGGCTTTGACATCACGGGATATCTCCACGGGGCGCCAAACTATTCAACGGTCCATCTGGACGGTGCGGAAACGCGCCTGCAGGGTCTCCTGATGATCCTCGCTGGCCATCTTGTCCAGCAAGGGGTCATGGTCGCCCTTGTATACCCCGGGCTCGTAGACCGTCACCCCGGGCTCGTCGTAGCAACCCGCGAGGCCTGCGCTCAGCCCGGCGAGCAGTGAAATGACCAGCATTCGCTTCATCGTCTTCTCCCGTCGGCCCAGCCATGTTCGACGCGTTGGACGCGGTTACCATGACGGCGGGTCCGTTGTCTCGCCTCACGGGCTCCCGCCGGCCATGGACCACCGGCGGGGCCCCGTCCGGGGATGTCTACACCTTGTCGCCGTAAGCGGCATCCCAGCCCCAGGTATCGGGGCGCCCGCCGCGCTTCAACACGCGCTTGCGATAGATGTCCGCGATGAGATCGCCGTCACCGGCGATGAGGGCCTTGGTGGCGCACATCTCCGCGCACGCCGGCAGCTTGCCCTCGGCGATGCGGTTGGCCCCGTACTTGGCGAACTCCTCGTCCGAGTTGTCCGCCGGCGGGCCGCCCGCGCAGAAGGTGCACTTGTCCATCTTGCCCCGCACGCCGAAGGCCTCCTGCTGGGGATACTGGGGCGCGCCGAAGGGACAGGCGTAGAAACAGTAGCCGCAGCCGATGCACAGGTCCTTGTCGTGGAGCACGATACCGTCCGTGGTGGTGTAGAAGCAGTCCACCGGGCACACCGCCGCACAGGGGGCGTCGGTGCAATGCATGCAGGCGACGGAGATGGACTTCTCCCCCGGCTCGCCGTCGTTCAGGGTGACCACCCGCCGGCGGTTGACCCCCCACGGGACCTCGTTCTCGTTCTTGCAGGCGGTCACACAGCCGTTGCACTCGATGCAGCGGTCGGCGTCACAGAGAAATTTCATTCGGGCCATTGCTGCTCTCCTCTCAGGCTGACGTAATCTGACACAGGGTTGCCTTGGTCTCCTGCATCTGGGTCACCGAGTCATAGCCGTAGGTGGTGGCGGTGTTGCAGGCCTCGCCCCGCATATAGGGCGCCGTGCCCTCGGGATAGCGATCCACGAGGTCCTCACCCTGGAACCAGCCACCGAAGTGGAAGGGCGTCCAGATGACACCACGGCCCACCCGGGGCGTCACCATGGCCATGACCTTGATGCGCCCGCCCTCGGGCCCTTCCAGCCACACCCACTGGCCGTCCCTCAGGTTGCGGTCGTTGGCGTCGGCCGGGTTGATCTCCACGAACATGTCCTGCTGGAGTTCCGCCAGCCAGGGGTTGGAACGGGTCTCCTCGCCGCCGCCTTCGTACTCCGTCAAGCGGCCGCTGATGAACACCAGGGGGTAGTCCCCCGAGTAGTCCTTGGCCTGAACCGAGGCGTAGCGCGTGGGCAGGCGCCAGAAGGCCTTGCGGTCCTCATAGGTGGGATATTTGGACACCAAGTCGTAACGCGCCGTATACAGGGGCTCGCGGTGGATGGGCACCGGGTCCGGGAACTGCCACACCACGCAGCGGGCCTTGGCATTGCCGAAGGGTGCCGCGCCGTGCTTGATGGCCACCCGCTGGATGCCGCCGGAGAGATCCGTCTTCCAGTTGCGTCCTTCCGCCGCCTCCTTCTCCGCGGCGGTGAGGTCATCCCACCAGCCCAGTTGCTTGAGCATGTCGGCGGTGAACTCCGGGTGTCCGTCCTTGATCTCGGAGCCCTGGGGATAGGAACCCTCCGCCAGCAGGGTCACGCCGTCGCGCTCCACGCCGAAACGGGCACGGAAGCACAGCCCGCCCTCGGCCACCGGCTTGCTGGGGTCGTAGAGGATGGGAGTACCCGGATGCTTCATGTCCGCGCTGCCCCAGCAGGGCCAGGGCAGGCCGTAGTAATCACCGTCCGCGGGGCCGCCCTCGGCCCGCAGGGTGGTGGTGTTGAAGGTGTGGCGGTTGGCCATGTGCATCTTGAGCCGCTCGGGGCTCTGGCCGGTATAGCCGATGGTCCAGGTGCCGCGGTTGATCTCCCGCAGGGTGTCCTCGGGGTTGGGCATCTTGCCGTCCAGCTTGATGTGCTTGAACATCTGATCGGCGAAACCGAACTTCTCGGCCAGCAGATAGAGCACCTCGGCATCCGTCTTGGATTCGAACAGCGGCTCCACCACCTTCTCCCGCCACTGCAGGGAACGGTTGGACGCCGTCACCGAACCGGCCTGCTCGAACTGGGTGCAGGTAGGCAGCAGGTACACCCCGTCCTTGCGCTCGCTCATCACCGCGAGGTGAGTGGGATAGGGGTCGGAGATGACCACCAGGTCCAGGCGCGGGCTCTCCAGGGCCGCCTTCATGTCGACACCCCTGCTCTGGCTGTTGACCGCATGGCCCTGGAAGATGACGGCCCTGACGTTGTCCTTCTGAGACAGGTTGTCCTTGTCCTCCAGGATGCCGTCGATCCAGCGTGATACTGGCATGCCCGGGATATTCATGGTGTAGGCCATCTTGCCGCCGCCGGCGTCGTACTGGCGGGACATGTCGAAGCGCTCCTTCAGCCATTCGTAGTCCACATCCCACACCCGGGCCCAGTGCTTCCAGGCCCCCTCGGAAAGGCCGTAATAGCCCGGCAGGGTATGGCAGTTGGGCCCCACGTCGGTGGCGCCCTGCACGTTGTCATGGCCGCGAAAGATGTTGGCACCGCCGCCGGACACCCCGATGTTGCCGAGGGCCAGCTGCAGGATGCAGTAGGCACGGGTGTTGTTGTTGCCGATGTGGTGCTGGGTGCCGCCCATGCACCAGACGATGGTGCCGGGCCGGTGCTCCGCCATGGTCTTGGCGCACTGGTACATCTCCTGCTCGGGCACCCCCGTCAGGTCCTCCACCGTCTTGGGGTCGAACTTCTTCGCCTCCTCACGGATGTCGTCCAGGCCGTAGACCCGCTGGGCGATGTACTCCTTGTCCTCCCAGCCGTTCTCGAAGATGTGCCACAGCAGGCCGTGAATGAAGGGTACGTCGGAGCCGGGCCGCAGGCGGATGTACTGGTCGGCGTGGGCCGCGGTGCGGGTGAACCGCGGGTCCACGACGATCATCTTGGCGCCGTTCTCCTTGCCCCGCAGGATGTGCTGCATGGCCACGGGGTGGGCCTCGGCGGCATTGGAGCCCACGAACAACATGGCCTTGGCGTTATGCATGTCGTTGTAGGAGTTGGTCATGGCCCCGTAGCCCCAGGTGTTGGCGACACCTGCGACGGTGGTGGAATGACAGATCCGGGCCTGGTGGTCGATGTTGTTGGAGCCCCAGAAGGCGGCGAACTTGCGCTGCAGGTAAGAGCCCTCGTTACTCGCCTTGGACGAACCGGCCATCCACAGGGCGTCGGGGCCGGATTCCTCGCGGATCTGCAGGATCTTGTCGCCGATCTCGTCCATGGCCTGGTCCCAGGAGATGCGCTGCCACTTGCCGCCGGCGAGCTTCATGGGGTACTTGAGGCGCTTCTCGCCGTGGCCGTGCTCCCGCAACGCCGCCCCCTTGGCGCAGTGGGCCCCGAGGTTGATGGGCGACTCGAAGTCGGGCTCCTGACCGGTCCACACACCGTTCTGCACCTCGGCCATGACGCCGCAACCCACCGAGCAATGGGTACAGACGCTGCGGCGGATCTCGGTCGCGACCCCGGCCTTGGGCGAGATGCTCTTGCCTTCTTCCGCCCGCAGCATGGAGAAGGGCACCATGCCGGCGATGGCGCTACCGCCCACGGCCAGCCCGGAGCGCTGCATGAAGGTGCGCCGACTCACCGCCTCGCCCTTGAACCCCAGGCCGATGCTGGTGCCGCTGTCCACCGCAGCCGTATTGCGCTTCTTGATCAGCTTCATGTCTCGCCTCCAGATGACGAAAATTGTCTGGCCGATGCAGTCATCTCAGAACTGCGCCTTGTCGTAGTAGGTCTCGATGTGGGACGTCACGTGGTAGCCCTGGGACGCGCCCTGCTCTGCGCCCTGAGCGGTCTCGGGGGCCTCGCCACCGCCCGCCACGGCACTGCCCGTCATCACCAGTACCGTGGTGGTGGCGCCGGCACCGGCCACGCCGCGCAGGAACATGCGGCGGTCATGACCCTTGGGATCTGCTGGTGTGGTCATTGCTGCCTCCTCGTGTGAATGGGTCGCGGCCTTGCCTCACTCGGGCAGGGCGAGGTATTGCCTCTCGAACTGCATGAACTGCTCTCCCAGCAACCCCACGGCGCGGTAGAAGCGCGCGCTCTGGGCCTGCTGGAGGTCCCGGAAAAACCGTTCCATCCAGGGGGCGAGGTGGGTATCGAACCACGCCTGCTGGACGCCGTCGTCCCCCCGCTCGATCATCACCGCCATCGACTCGCACAGCGCCGCGACGTGGTCCTCGGGCTCGCTGACGCCGGGGCGGGCCTCGATGCCGTAACGGGCCAGGTCCTGACGCAACTGGGCCAGAGGGCGCTCCATCAGGAACCCGGTGAGGTACCAGGACGCGTAGGGCACCAACTCGCCGCGGCCGATGCCGATGAAGAGGTCGTGGTACTCGTCCTCGAGTTCCCTGGGCCACGCATTGGTGCCGGCCTGTTGCAGCAACTGCCAGCTCGCGGCCAGGCCGTCGCCCTCCGCGGCGCTCGCCTCGATGCCCCGCAGGCGTTCCAGCACCCCCGCGTCCGGCGGCGCCGCCAGCAGAGTCCCCAGCAGGGCGTAGGTACCGGCCCGCAACAGATCCTCCTCCAGCATACCGGCCATGGGCGCGGGGGGGGCGATGGCTTCCTGTCGGGCGATAGTATCGGGTTGCATGGATGATGATCGTCCAGAGGTTTCTTTCATTATTAGCAAGCCCCACGCCAAGGTGTTTGGAAAAGAAACGGTAAATACGGACGAATTGCCGGAGCAACGAGGACCGATCCGTCCCGCGGGCCCCTGCCATCCGCCGGCCTGACCCAACGGCCCGGCATGGCGGACAAAATGTCCTTCAAGGAACATCCCGAAGCATTCAGCATGGGTCTAGGGACGGTCCCCAGTCCGCGTCTCCGAGGGCCCGGAGGCGTAGAAGTCCCGCACCCGGCAGTCCTCGCACATCTGCAGGCGACGCCGGCTCTCGGGGGTCTGGAACATCCAGTGATCGCTCAGCTTGGCGAGCATGCGGTCCATCATGCGCCGGGTGGCGAAGGGCTTGCCGCAGCCGACACAGCGGAAGGGCTCTTCCTCGTAAAGCACCCGGGTCTCGCGACGGCGCGTGGCCTCGTAGAGGTAACGGGGCGACGTCGTTACGCAATCTTCCGGACAGGCCCCCACGCACAGGCCGCACTGCACACAGTTGTCTTCCAGGAAACGCAGCTGGGGACTCTCGCCGCCCGCAAGCAAGGCGCCGGCGGGACACACGGAGACACAGGCCATGCACAGGGTGCAGCGCTGTTCATCCACCGTTACCTGGCCGAATGGCGCGCCCGCGGACAGCTCCGTCGAGGGACGGGGCGCGGGGGCATGCGCCCACAGATGATCCATGGCCAGGCGCACGGTGGTGCGTTTCTCGTCGAAGGCGGCGAAGCGGGCCGCCGGCGGCGGATCCAGATCATCCAGTCCCTGCAGCGCCAACGGCATGTCGTCCCCCGCCACCATGGCGATGCGCCCGCCGGCGTGCCCCATGCCCTCCAGCATCTCCCGGGCGATGCCGAGCTGATGGGCCAACTCCCGGGCCACCGAGGCCGGCACGCTGGCGGGGATCAACAGGCGCACGTGGCACGCCCCATAGGCCAGGATGGCGAGCCAGGCATCCATGCCCACGGACCCCACCTCCTCCACCGCCACCGGCAGCACCCGGCCCGGCAGGGCGGCGGCGTGGCGGGCCACCAGCTCCGCCCCCGCACTGGTGTCGTGGAACAGCACGCAGGCCTGGCCGCCGCCGGCCTCGTGGTAGGCGCCCAGCAGCCGGCGCAGGGCGCCGATGAGTTCTACGGGACGCGGAAAGGCATAGCGGATGGCCCCCGTGGGGCAGGCAGTGGCGCAGCTGCCGCCACCCTGACACAGGAAGGGGTCCACCTCGATCCGCTCCCCCAGGGAGGTGATGGCCTCGGTGGGGCAGGCATCGATGCAGCGGGTGCAGGCCTGGATACCGCTGCGGCCGTGGGCGCAGATGGCGGCGTCGTACGAGAAAAAACGGGGCTTGTCGAACTCCCCCGCCAGGTCGGGGATCGCGGCCAAGGCGGCCTCCAGGCGCTTCTCATCATCTTCGGGGGCGAAATAACCGGGGGGCGGCACCTCGCGCCGAAGGCTGGGCGGCGTGGCGAGGTCCAGCACCACGTCGAAGTACCCGCCGGCAGGGCCCGCCAGGGTGGCGAGGTCCACCTCCCGTTCCCCGTCCATCACGGTCACGCTGAAGCGGCCGAGGTGACCCTCCAGCCGTTGCGGCCGCCCGGGGATGACGCTGACACCATTGCCCGCCGGGCGCCCCCCGGCGCTGGTGTCGGCAAGCACCGTGCACTCCACGGCCCCGGCGAGGCGCCGCGCCGTGGCCACCGCCACATCCTGGGGACCGATGATGAGCACCCGCCCCGCCGAGGTGTAGGTGACCATCTCGATGTCCAGCGCCTCGGCCCCAGCTACCGCGGCCAGGGCAGCGGCCCGGGCCTTGCCATTCGCGGTGGCCGTGGACAGGCCACCGTGGCCACCCGCTTCCTCAACCACGCGCATGGCCGTCTCCTATGTTTCCATCCGTTGCGTCTTCATCCGCGGCCGCGGTCCCGACCGTGTCGGAAAGGCCGGCATGGGCAGGTGCCGCGGGGGACACCGGCCCATCGCCGGACGGCCCGGCCGTATCCTCCGGCGCCTCAGCCACCACCTCCGCCCTGGCCTCGGCCTCCCGCAGCCGCGCCTCCAGACGCTCCTGCTGGCGCCGCATCTCCGTGGTCACGATATCCCCCAGGGCCTCGAAGTTGCGGTAGTCCTCGTCGTAGTCATCCAGCCCGTCGCGGATGTTGAACTTGGGTCCGCGGAACAGCCGCTTGAGGGCCGCCTGACGCAGATCCTCGCTGACGCCCGAGGAGAAGAAAGGGCTCAGGTCGCTGTGATCGTCGATGGTGGACAGATCGGGCATCTCCGCGTCCGTGAGAACCGGCGCCGGCTCACCGGCGGGCGGAGCGGCGTCAGCCCCGGCGGTCTCCTCCACCGGCTCCGGCTCCTGCTCCAGGCCGCGCTTGCGCCGCGACCAGCGTCGCAGGAAGGGCTGGCCCTCCGTCCCGTCGTGGGCGACACCGCTGTCATCTTGCGGGTG
The Gammaproteobacteria bacterium DNA segment above includes these coding regions:
- a CDS encoding proton-conducting transporter membrane subunit, which gives rise to MERLVVLVAVLPLVSALVIQLLSRRLGGRAGGVSVAFTIATFLLAAVVLWQAVVGRPPAATGLGGSWGLLLFDPLGSLMALVIAGISLIVHVYSLRYMAEEPGYARFFVLLDLMTAALLVMVAAGDLITLLIAWHLIGVLLYFLLGQETRSPSAYRYGLWTLLTYRIGDLPLVVAAGLLYHAYGTWSLPEIFATMATLPDAHDFLGLPLPEAVGALVALAAFARSAQFLLHTWLPYSMDGPTPVSALMHAGIVNAGGFLINRFAPVYVHTDGVLPWIFIVGLVSAVIGSMLMLTQNDIKKALGYSTMGQMGFMIMECGIGAFSLAIYHLIAHGLFKGTLFLGAGGIIHGARRDDGVPKDDLYTFVVERRPARQRQPWLLMAAITLAVPVTILVVTHWLVAEDYFQKQGAIILLFFGWVTGAQLIFATYRMGSQNPWRLLGLGVFSFAVVVLGYTFISHAFDLFLYPDPALRAQIYDAADIALLRFDVLVALVTAVIVVGWLLTYYSEQNGKPGRRWAKRLWNTAYAVISREFYVADVYGRLTDGILFAARRLNVWLRWA
- a CDS encoding (2Fe-2S)-binding protein, which produces MVKDCPGDRRCFLKAGGLALAMQALPALGAPEPRPPARLVGRGERALPTAELVPEEAYIFHYPYVSTPCFLLDLGEPLDPAELRTEDGTAYTCPGGVGPRRSIVAFSAICSHRMSHPAPSVSFINYRSEQVRFLDKAEQKRTGAGLIYCCSERSVFDPRRGARVLGGPAPQPLAAVTLAYDEDSDGLTATGTAGGALFERFFDKFGMRLMLTHGPRYQEPVGERSRVHPAADFSDNQMRCG
- a CDS encoding ankyrin repeat domain-containing protein gives rise to the protein MAISALRSRPAAGRLFLLAVALAAPGGAAMEDPATAWLEALRQRDSASLARLAATPAAPVEAALPDGTTALMVVARQGPPRLMERLVTLGADVCAENTRGGTALMYAAVAGDPATLAWLLDHGARIRERASNGWSALTIAAAKGHEAAVRLLLARGADPDKADIYGGTPLIRAVEGGYGAAARILLEEGGAAVDAVDEQGATALHHAAANGDSGIVDLLLRHGADPARRTSRGLTPGDVARLGGRDEVAAVLARRAPPG
- a CDS encoding formate dehydrogenase subunit gamma, which encodes MPQMLKNSNSGRPRAGSVRRMWLMVGMALMALVLPLGLGLLHGAVPDAEAAFEGDANPRSDYWRAVREGNQGYTAVKGQETNVLIQNGGENWRQLRNGPLALFGGWLMAASLLILALFHLVGGRAKLEERTGRKVMRWSAWERVMHWFVAILFIVLAITGLSLLYGRAVLIPVMGPEAFAAYAQFAKDSHNILALFFVVGLLAMIISWAHENLLTKVDWEWFKAGGGYLGKGHPHAYKANAGEKMWFWILTFAGIVMMASGAILLFPNMGWERGTMQLSTLIHAASSILLIALSFGHIYLGTLGNEGSLEGMITGEVDEGWARQHHDLWYEEVYGKGGASQGAAADTGAAPGGQPRTA
- the fdh3B gene encoding formate dehydrogenase FDH3 subunit beta, with translation MARMKFLCDADRCIECNGCVTACKNENEVPWGVNRRRVVTLNDGEPGEKSISVACMHCTDAPCAAVCPVDCFYTTTDGIVLHDKDLCIGCGYCFYACPFGAPQYPQQEAFGVRGKMDKCTFCAGGPPADNSDEEFAKYGANRIAEGKLPACAEMCATKALIAGDGDLIADIYRKRVLKRGGRPDTWGWDAAYGDKV
- a CDS encoding formate dehydrogenase subunit alpha translates to MKLIKKRNTAAVDSGTSIGLGFKGEAVSRRTFMQRSGLAVGGSAIAGMVPFSMLRAEEGKSISPKAGVATEIRRSVCTHCSVGCGVMAEVQNGVWTGQEPDFESPINLGAHCAKGAALREHGHGEKRLKYPMKLAGGKWQRISWDQAMDEIGDKILQIREESGPDALWMAGSSKASNEGSYLQRKFAAFWGSNNIDHQARICHSTTVAGVANTWGYGAMTNSYNDMHNAKAMLFVGSNAAEAHPVAMQHILRGKENGAKMIVVDPRFTRTAAHADQYIRLRPGSDVPFIHGLLWHIFENGWEDKEYIAQRVYGLDDIREEAKKFDPKTVEDLTGVPEQEMYQCAKTMAEHRPGTIVWCMGGTQHHIGNNNTRAYCILQLALGNIGVSGGGANIFRGHDNVQGATDVGPNCHTLPGYYGLSEGAWKHWARVWDVDYEWLKERFDMSRQYDAGGGKMAYTMNIPGMPVSRWIDGILEDKDNLSQKDNVRAVIFQGHAVNSQSRGVDMKAALESPRLDLVVISDPYPTHLAVMSERKDGVYLLPTCTQFEQAGSVTASNRSLQWREKVVEPLFESKTDAEVLYLLAEKFGFADQMFKHIKLDGKMPNPEDTLREINRGTWTIGYTGQSPERLKMHMANRHTFNTTTLRAEGGPADGDYYGLPWPCWGSADMKHPGTPILYDPSKPVAEGGLCFRARFGVERDGVTLLAEGSYPQGSEIKDGHPEFTADMLKQLGWWDDLTAAEKEAAEGRNWKTDLSGGIQRVAIKHGAAPFGNAKARCVVWQFPDPVPIHREPLYTARYDLVSKYPTYEDRKAFWRLPTRYASVQAKDYSGDYPLVFISGRLTEYEGGGEETRSNPWLAELQQDMFVEINPADANDRNLRDGQWVWLEGPEGGRIKVMAMVTPRVGRGVIWTPFHFGGWFQGEDLVDRYPEGTAPYMRGEACNTATTYGYDSVTQMQETKATLCQITSA
- a CDS encoding formate dehydrogenase; amino-acid sequence: MTTPADPKGHDRRMFLRGVAGAGATTTVLVMTGSAVAGGGEAPETAQGAEQGASQGYHVTSHIETYYDKAQF